The genomic DNA AAAGGCGAGGGACACCTGGCAACAGTTCTCGGACATGAAACAGTTGCCGAAAACTTATTGGACTTTATAAAAAACGGGTCACTACAGTGACCCGTTTTTTTATTTGAAATCTATTCCAAATACTTTTTTAGCGTTTTCGGTTGTCTGCGCTTCTACTTCTTTAAAAGGTATGTCCTTGAGCTCTGCTATTTTTTGGGCGACATATTTTACATTAGCCGGCTCATTTCTTTCTGTTTTGTTTGGCCCGCCTTCGCCAAGGCTACGGCGAGGCAAAGGAGGGCTTAAGTATGGCGCGTCTGTTTCAAGAAGAATTCTGTCCAGCGGCGCTGCTTTAACCGCATCCTGTACTAAGCCAAGCGTGAAGACAAGACCGTTAACACCTATGTAATAACCCAGTGAAAGAAATTTTTTAAGCTGCTTAGGACTACCTGTGTATGAATGTATAACCCCAGGAACATCCCTTGCTTCTGTGTGCGGGTGTTCGCGTAAAATATTTAACATGTCCTTCATGGCAACACGGCAGTGTATTATTAGGGGCAGGTTTAAATCCAGAGCCATGTCCGCCTGGGCACAAAATGTTTTCTGTTGTTTTTGCGCGTAAGCTAAACCCTCCTCTTTTGTTTTTGGCCTCCACCAATAATCCAGACCAACCTCGCCTACGGCTACAACTTTTTTAGAACGAGCGAGTTCTTCATATTTTTTTCTATCAAACTTTTCGGCATGTGTTTCATATTCTACATGTCCGTCTGCCTCAAATTTATCTATCTTTCTCTCTTCCAAGTGTATTGGGTGAAGTCCGACTGCCGCCCACACACGGGGATTATTCAATTTTTCCGCAAACTCAACCGCGCGCTTAGATGTTGAATACTGAGAACCGGGCATTATTAACGAAACATCCGAAGAAAGCGCTCTTTCAAGCGTTTCTTCAAAGTCGTCTTTATAGGCGTTAAAGTTTAAGTGACCGTGAGTATCAATTAACATGGTTTTGTACCGATACCGCCCGAATCTTTGATTCGCTTGCGGTATCGTGGATCCTCGACGCTATAACAAAATCAAAGATTTTGATAGCGTCGGGATTCGCTACGCCTGCCTGCCGGCAGGCAGGCTCACAAAAAAGTATTTAGTATATAGTATTCAGTATTTAGGGGTGTTTGTGAAAAGCTTTGCTCTATACTGTATACTATATACTCTATACCTGAACGAGCGTGAAGCGCGAGTTCCGAGTTTGCGGAGCACTTACTCCAACCTTGGAAACAGTGACTCCCCCTTTTTCATTTCAAAGCGCCACGCGCGTTTGCTTTCGTGTTTAATGCCGAGCTGTTTAAATATCTCTTCGGAGGTTTGCGGTATTACAGGCGCAAGCATTGAAGATATGTTTGCTAAAATGGTTGCCACCTCCGATATTACCTCTTTAAATTTCTTTTCATCTTCTCTGGCTAAGACCCACAGTTTAGTGTCGTTTATGCGTTTGTCTGCGTATCCTATAAGAGCTTGTGCCTCTTTTATTGCTTCTGAAAATTTAAAGTTGTCCATAAACTTTTCGTAAGCCTTCCACCTTCTGTCCAGCTCTTTTTGGGCGGTTGATGGAAGCTCGCTTGCAAGGGGCTTATCAAGATATTTTTCCCCCAAGCTTACTATGCGCGCCAAAAGGTTTCCAAGTCCTAAGGCAAGGTCGGCGTTATAGCGAGCTTCAAATTTGTCTTTAGAATAATCGCCGTCTTTTGCCGGAGGTATCTCGGCTAAAAGATACCAACGAAGAGCGTCAGCGCCAGCTTGTGGTGAGCTTGTCGAACTGTATTCTTTCACAATATCGCGCGGGTCTACCACATTTCCTAAACTTTTAGATATCTTCATTCCGTCAATATTTATAAAGCCGTGCACAAAAAGTTTTTTAGGTAAAGGGAGTCCTAAGCTTAAAAGCATTCCCGGCCATATTGCGGCATGAAAGCGCAAAATATCCTTGCCCACAACATGCACATCTGCCGGCCAGTATTTTTTAAATTTAGCATTTGAACTTGTTCCCCATCCGAGCGCGGAAATATAGTTAGTAAGAGCGTCCGCCCAAACATATATTGTCTGCGAACTGTCGCGAGGAACAGGAATTCCCCACTTCAGAGTCTTGCGCGGGCGTGAGAAACTTACATCTTCAAGCCCCCGCTCTAAGAGTTTTAAAATTTCATTTTCCCGGGTTTTTGGTTCTATCTTAAACTCCCCGCTTTTTATCGCTTTTTCTATCTGTTTTGTATATTTAGAGAGCTTAAAAAAGTAGTTCTCTTCTTTGATAAGTTCGGGGGCAGCGCCATGCATTTCGCAAATACCATCTTTATTTAGATCTTTATTTGTGACAAACGCCTCATGCCCCGCGCAATAGAGACCTTCATACGCCTTTTTGTATATATCGTCATTGGCAACAAGCTGCGCCCAGACCTTACGCACCACCGGCCAGTGCCGGGTTTTGTTTGTTGTGCGTATAAAATAATCATTTGAAATATTAAGACTACCCCAGAGATCCTGAAAAGCCTTCGCGTTTATATCAACAAAATCTCTGACGCTTTTGCCGGCTTTTTCCGCCGAACGCACTATCTTTATCCCGTGTTCATCGGTCCCTGTTAAAAAGAAGACATCGTCCCCTTTGAGGCGATGGTATCTTGCCAGGGCGTCCGCCTGTACTTTTTCCAAAGTGTGCCCGATGTGCGCCTGAGCGTTAACGTAATCAATTGCGGTAGTAATGTAGAATTTCATAGTTTTGTTCACTTCGTTCACAAAATACCGCTGATATATGCTGATTTTGGCAGATTCTATGCTGAAGTTATCCGCATTGATCTGCTTTTAATCCGTACTGATCCGCGGTTTAAACGAGGCGTTTAGCCGAGCTTTCTTATTATTATAACAAACTCCCCTTTTACTTTATCATCTTTTAGCTTATTTATTACCTCGTCTATGTTGCCTCGGTATGTGCTTTCAAACTTTTTTGTAAGTTCTCGCGCAACCATAACCTGAAACATGAAACCTGAAACATGAAACATTTCTTTTAATTCTTCAAGTGTTTTGAGGATGCGGTGCGTACTTTCGTATAGTATAATAGGGGCCTCAGATTTTACAACTTTTTCAAAAAATTTTTTCCTCTTCTTTTTTTTGGGCGGATATCCTAAAAAAAGAAACTCGCTCATGGGCATGCCCGATATGCTGGCAGCTGCCGAAACCGCGCTCGGTCCTGGAACTACCACAATATCTACATCGCTTCCCAGCTCCTTAAAAACCTTCTCTATAAGCTCGTTTCCCGGATCTGATATTCCCGGGGTTCCCGCATCTGTTACCAGCGATAAATTTTTTCCCTCTTTCAAAAGAGCTATCACTTCGCTTATTTTAGCCTCTGAAGAATGCTGGTGATAACTTATGGTTGGAGTTTTTATGTCGTACTTATTAAGTAATTTTTTTGTAACACGCGTATCTTCGCATAAAATAAAATCAACCTCCTTAAGTATGCGGAGGGCTCGTAAAGTAATATCTTCCAGATTACCTATTGGGGTTGCGGTTATGTATAATTTATTCACTTCGTTCATAAATTAGGTATTAGGTATTAGGCATTAGTCTAAAACCTAGAACCTAAAACCTAACCCCTGCGAGGGCAAAGCCCGAGCTTATGCTTTTGCTTTTGCGGCAGTTATGCCGCGTACAAGCTCTGCGATAGCGGCAGCCAAAGGCACTGCTACAAGAATACCCCAAAGACCGGCGAGCTCCGCTCCTATAAGAACAAAAATAATTATAAAGAGGGGGTTAAATCCCACTACACGGCTCATTACGGCGGGGACTACAATTGTATTTTCAACTTGCTGCAGTAATATGTATGCCAAAAGAGCAATAAGTCCGACGGGCATGGATACAGTAGAGCCGGCTGCCAGTATTATACCGCCCGCGATAAACGGCCCGACGTAGGGAATAAGTTCCAACAAGCCCGCGAGTATGCCGACAGTTAGTGCAATTTCAACTTTAAGTAAAGAGAGTATCAAAAATGTTACAACACCAATAAATGTTGCCAAAACAAACATCGCCTGTAGCCACCTTCCCAGCCTTCTTTGGGTGCTCCTTAGAATGAGCTTTGCGGAATCCTTATACTTTTCCGGTGTTACAGCAAGCAGGGATTTTTCCAGATCTTTTCTTCGCAGGGAAAGATAGAAAGAAAAAACGATTATAAGAACAAAGGATAGTATTCCTCCAAAAATAGTTGATATAAAACTAAACACATTGGGTATAATCCCCGCGACACGCTCCTGCATGTTAAGTAACAACTCATCGAGGGCGGGTGCCAAAAAGCCAAGCTCTCCGAAAGTTGCTGTCTGGAAAATACCGCCCAAAAATGTGCCGTAGCGCTCGGGAAGATCCTGTGAAAGAATCCAGAGCTCGTTAAACAGTGTGGGTAAGAATATGTAAAACATCAGGAAAAAGGCACTTAAACCAAGGATATAGAACATGGGAACTATAAAAAGGCGAGACATCTTCTGTTTCTCCAGCCATTCAATAGTCGGCTCTATCGCTGCAGCAAGCACAATGGCAAAGAAAAGACTTGCCATTATCTCCCAAATTCTAAAAAACAACGCTACACCTAAAACAACAGCGCTTATCTTAAAAATCATAGCCATAGATATGTCCAGCATCATTACATTATTATTGTTTTTTGAGGTTTTTGGCATAACAGATTTTATAATTTATTTAAAATTTGCTTAATCTTATCCTTATCTTTATAAGGTCCCACAAGAGCAAAACATGCGGATTCTTTTTTAAAAATATCGTTTGCTATGTTCTTTACATCGCGGGCTTTTATGTTTTTTATATTTCTAAGATACTCTTTGGGGGTTGTAATTTCATTTAGCAATATCTCCTCCTCCCCCGTGTAAAAGGCGACAGAGTTTGATGTTTCAAGGTTTAACATGAAAGACCCTTCAATGTGACTCTTTGCTTTGCGCAGTTCATCCGCGTCAACAGCGGTCTTTTTTATCTTTTTTAGCTCTCTTACTAGTACAGTTGTCGCATCTTCCACCTTAGAATTATTTACACCGGCGCTTGCCGCAAAGTATCCGTAATCGGTTCCGGCACTTGCTCCAGCGCCCACATAATAAGCCAGACCGCGCCTTTCTCTTATTTCAGAAAAAAGACGTGAACTCATTCCTCCCCCCAGTATTACAGACAGTACATCAATAGCATATCTTCTCTCATCACGCATATCTACACCATCAAAACCGAGTACAAGGTGAGTTTGGTCGCTCTTTCTTTGTTTAAGAGTGACTTTTGGTCCGGATATTTGCGGGGGAATAACAGGATATTTTTCAAAAGAATTTCCGCTTGGCAAATCCCGCAAAAATTTTTCAGCAAGCTTTTTACCTTCTGAGTGGGTTATGTTTCCTGAAAATACAGCTACTATATTGTCCCCGCGATACTGCTTTTTAAAATACTCTCTGATGTCTTTGGGTTTAATATTTCCAACGCTTTTTTCGTCTCCCCCGACATCGCGCCCCGCCGGCTGGTTCCCGTATAAAGCCTCTTTAAAAACATCATAAACATGGCGCTGTGGAACATCATAATCCATGTGCAACTCTTCCATTATAACTCCTCTCTCGCGCTCTATTTCAATGTTTTTAAAAAGAGGGTTTTTTAAATAGTCGCTCATTACATCCAGAGCGAGTTCCGCTTTATTCTTTACTGTTTTCACATAAAACCCTGTTATTTCTTCCGCCGTAAAAGCATTATAGCTGGCGCCGATAGAATCTAATATTGTACTTATCTTTTTAGCGTTTGGATATTTTTTAGAACCTTTAAAGAACAGGTGTTCTAAAAAATGTGATACACCGGCAACCTCTTCTTTTTCATAATGAGAGCCTGTACCTACAAGAATAAGACTCGTTACGGCACCTGTGCTTTTTAGCGGAACAGTGAGCACTCTGACACCATTCTTTAATTTAAATGTTTTATAGTCAATATCCATAGCTTTATTCGCTAACGCTCACGAAAAGTATAAGGTATGCAGTATTCAGTATACAGGGGTGCTTTGTAATTAGCCTTGCTGAATACTCTATACTATATACTATATACTTGAACGAGCATGAAATGCGAGTTCTAAGCTCGCTTTGCGAGCTTATTTATAGTATAGCAATAAAACACCGATTTAATAAAGCGGTCAAGTTTTCAACGGCCCAACCGCTTGAGCCGTTGAAAACTTGACCTAAAAAAGTGCCCCCGTTACTGCGTAACAGGGGCAAAACGAACTAAAAAACAACTTCTTCGCGCTCTTTTGGCACAATTACTTCATGTTCAGGCAGAAGATCTGCCATTACACCGCGTCTTTGCATATCGGCATGCACAGGAAGAATCCTTCGCGGACGTGTCGTTTGGACAAAGTCCATAAGGTCATCCTGATAGGCATGACCGGAAACGTGAAAACGTCCAAAGCGGATATTCTCATCACCGGCTGCTTCGCGCACCCACCGGGACTCGTGAGTACCAGGATCATGCGTGCACTCCTTCGTATCGCAGTGCTCTGTTGGAAAATAAATTGTGCAACCCGTCTCACGCAACCCTGAAAGAATCGCGCTAACCGCATCCTCGTTGCCGGGAATGGTCCGGGAAGCAAACAGGACAACATCGTCATGCCCTATATGGATATCTTCCATAATGCCTTCTTCATCTTCCAAAAGGCGGCGAAGCGCGCTTCTTGGCTCCCCCTGGGAACCGGTAAGAAAGATAACGGCGTTATCCGGAACATTGTATTTGCGCCGATACGAGTACTTCTTCCACCCACCAAAGACAAAGCTGTGGTCGTATTTGAGCGGGGGTACTTCAAGAACATGTTCCACGCTGTTTAGCATAGAGCGACCGTGTAGTACAACCGGACGAGGCGCCTTAAAACGCTTCATCTTGTCCATAACGGCGGACCAGCGATCTGTAAGACTGCTGAACATTGTTATAAACACACGCTGGTTTGGATGGCCCTCCAGCACGTTGTAGATTTCCCCGACAGGTATTTCATCAGGCTCGCCTGTTCCGGACCTGTCACAGGAGGTTGAATCAATGAGAAGCAAATCGGCATCGGCGAGAATTGGATTGCTCCAAACTCTCGTATACTCCGCTGTCTGCTGGTCGTTGAGACCATGCAATTTGAAATCTCCTGTATAAACGACCTTCTTGCCGTTTATATGTACAGCGCACCCCAGAGAGCCCGGAATGCTATGCAGAACAGGAAAGAATTCAAAACTGACATCGTCGTTTTGAACCTTGCTCCATGGTTCAACCTCAACTGAATAATCATCAGTTGGATTATCGGGATTATGGACCGCATTCTCCAGCTCAAGCTGTGGCGGGTCATAAATCTTAAGGGAGACAAACTCCTTAGAGCGTATCTGCCGTCCAGTATATGGGCTTACCAAAATAGGGGGGATACCTTTGTTCGCAAAACGAGCAGAGGTTCTGTAGAATCGAATAAACTCATTTATACCGCCAATGTGGTCCAAGTGGCCGTGGCTCAAAAAAACCGCGACAATCTCATCCACCTCTTGGGGTATGGCAGAAAAATCGGGGGCTTCTATCTCATTGAAGCCATCATCTTCTTCTGGTAAATCTCCTACCTTTTGCCCGCAGTCCAGCAAGACTCCCTTTGTAATACCGGACTTATTTGTCCAATACAGCAAATGGCAGTTCAAAGCTCCAATTTCTTCAAGCCCTCCGAGGGACATAAACTTAACATCTGCAGTCACGTGCAATCTCCTTTCCTATATTTTATTTGGTATGCACCTAAAAAGCACCATTAAACACTCTTTAGGTGCATACCAAGCATGAAAAGAACCTGTATTTTGCCTGATAATACCATAAAAATAAAAAATAAGCAAGAGAGACGCTGCGCCATGCAACCCCTCGAAGAACATCCGGTACTTAAAATATGAATTGGCGAAACGATTAACTATTTAAAATTTTGCTCAGCTCATCTTTTAGCTCCTCTATTTTGACCCGCTTTTGTTCCATTGAATCTCTGTCGCGCATAGTTACAGTATCATCTTCAAGAGTATCGTGGTCCACAGTAATGCAAACAGGTGTTCCTATTTCGTCATGGCGGCGATAGCGCTTTCCTATGGCGCCGCCCTCATCGTACTCCGCGGCATAAGTATTTCTAACATTCTCAAATATCTCCCGAGCTTTTTTTGTAAGCTTTTCATCTTTTTTCAAAAGTGGGAATACAGCCACCTTAACGGGAGATAGCCACTTTGGAAATTTCATAACAACTCTTATGTCACCACCTTGTGCTGAGGACGTTCGGCTGAGCTCAGTCGAAGCCCTTGTCGAAGTATTTACCTCTTCCTCGTTATACGCCTCAAGAAGGACGGCCAAAATTGTTCTATCCACGCCAAAGGTCGGCTCTATAACATGTGGTACATATTTTTCTCCTGTCTCGGTATCCGTATAGCGAATATCCTCTCCTGAAGCCTCCATGTGGTTTTTAAGATCAAAATCTGTACGGTAAGCAAGACCATAAAGCTCTTTTTTACCAAAAGGATAATCATACTCAATATCTACTGTTCTTTTGGAATAGTGGGCAAGCTCTTCTTTGGGAACCTCTAAGTCGTGTATCTTGTCTTTACTTATGCCCAAGTGCTCAAGCCATAAGTGCATCTCTTTTAACCAGTATTCAAATTGTTTTTCCCAATCCTGCTCCTTTACAAAATATTCAATTTCCATCTGCTCAAACTCCCGGAGGCGAAAAATAAAATTACCGGTTGTTATCTCGTTGCGAAATGCTTTACCTGTTTGCGCTATGCCAAAAGGAACTCTTTGCCTTGTTGTGTTTATTATATTTTTAAAATTTACAAACATTGCCTGCGCCGTTTCGGGCCGCAAATATACTTTATTTTCTTCATTTTTAACAGGTCCTAAATAAGTCTCAAACATAAGGTTAAACATCTTGGGCTCTGTAAGCTCATTTCCTTTTGGACTTTTTAATTTAAGTTCTTTTATTTTTTCAGACATCTCCTGCAAACTCATCGCCTCCGCGTTTTTTACACCGGCATCCTCCAAAAGATGATCTAGGCGGTAGCGTTCATGTGTTTTTTTGTCTTCCACAAGAGGGTCGTTAAAGCCCTCAACATGGCCGCTTGCCTCCCACACGCGAGGATTCATTATAAGAGCGCCGTCCATACCCACCATATCCTCTCTGTCGCGAACAAAACGCTTCCACCATTCATTGCAGATGTTGCGTTTTATTTCAACACCTAATGGTCCGTAATCCCACGAATTTGCAAGTCCTCCGTAAATATCGGAGCCCGGATATATAAAACCACGCCTTTTGCTCCAGGCGACCACTTTATGCATTAGATTGTCGTTTGGTTTACTCACGAAATAATATTTAAAATTACGAAGCGTTACAAGTTTTAGTTTGGTACCTCTTCCTCTGGTATGTCCTGGTCCAACAGAGAGCTTGTGAATATGTCTATTCCTGTAAGTTTTGTCTGTTCCAAAACATTGAGCTGGTTTTGAATATCTTCGGCATCCGGCACAAGACCTATCTGAAATTCTACTGTCCTTTCGGGATATACAAAACCGACCCCGACACCCACATCTCCCAACTCCCAGACTACAGTATTTGTATCTGAGAGATACCTTACATCCTCCGCTGCGGGAGATGTATTACTCTGCCACACAACATAGTCAGGCAACACCGCCTCAACTTTTCCTAAACGCACAGCATTTGTTGTATTCTCTACAGTCCAGCGTACAGTATATGTTGAAAGCTGGTTCGGTACCGGCGGATGAGGGCCTGTATTATCAAAAGAACCTCCCTGCCTGTAAACAGACTGTTCTAACTCAAATCTAGTGGAAAGCTTGACGGACAAGGTGTTTTCAGCCTGCAGAACCGCTCCGTTAAGGGCCAGGCTTTCTTTTTGAGAGCGTAGTGTTGTAATAATATTTATAGTTTTGTTTGTATCCTGAACATTTGCCGGTTCTATATTGGAACGTACGTTAAAAGAAAAACTTACTGTACCCGTTTCTTCAACATCAGTAAACCGCAATGAAGAAAGCTGGGCCTGGGTCCACTCAATTGTCTTTGCTTCTGAATCTACAATACCTCCCGAAGCTGCTATGGTTGAAAAATCTACAAGACTTTCAGGAAGCGAAACTCTAAGCAGGGCATCTTCAAGTGGGACGTTTGCCTTATTGGTATATGTTATTCTTACAGTTGCACGCTCTCCCGGATCTACAAAGCCGCGTGCGGGATTAACCATGCTCTGATTAAGCACAAGAGGAGATTCCGATATACCTATTGCACGCTCTGCTGTGTGCAGAGGTAAAAATGAAATACCATCGCGTTTGCCAAGAGATACTTTAAAGAGAGGTTCCCCTTCATATGATGAAAGCCTACCTCTAAATTCACGCTTAACGGTTTGACCCTCTTTAAGCTCCCCTATCCTCCACACTGTTTCAAAGGCAAATGCTTCGCTAACCTCCTGCATGCTAAAGCCTTGAGGGGCGTCCAGTCTAAGAAAAAGGGGGGATGTTTCTATGTCAGAATGGGGAACAACTATAATACTTCCGCGAACATCCTGATCCGCGTAAACATTCTGAGGCAAATCAAATACAATAGAAACATCTAATTTTCCTATTATAAGCTCTAAAGATGTTGTTTCTACAAATCGCGCTGAAAGCCCCTCGGGCGAATAATCCAGTCGCGCGTTTAAAGATTCTTTGCCGTTGGTGGAAGAGACAACAATTTTAAAAGATACCTCTCTCTTAGAGCCTGGGGGTAAAATATCTATACCCGAACGTATATCTTCTAATCCTTCCAAAACTTCTACCGTTGATGGCGTTTCAAGAGTTAGATTCAAATCCTGAAGAGCTTTGTCGGAATTATTGCTAATTATAAGCTTGTAGTCCTCTGCTTTTCCGTTCTCAACCTGTCCGGGGCCTTCTATTTCCAGTTCCACATTTCTTGTTGAAAAATCTCCGCGTC from Candidatus Spechtbacterales bacterium includes the following:
- a CDS encoding TatD family hydrolase encodes the protein MLIDTHGHLNFNAYKDDFEETLERALSSDVSLIMPGSQYSTSKRAVEFAEKLNNPRVWAAVGLHPIHLEERKIDKFEADGHVEYETHAEKFDRKKYEELARSKKVVAVGEVGLDYWWRPKTKEEGLAYAQKQQKTFCAQADMALDLNLPLIIHCRVAMKDMLNILREHPHTEARDVPGVIHSYTGSPKQLKKFLSLGYYIGVNGLVFTLGLVQDAVKAAPLDRILLETDAPYLSPPLPRRSLGEGGPNKTERNEPANVKYVAQKIAELKDIPFKEVEAQTTENAKKVFGIDFK
- the metG gene encoding methionine--tRNA ligase, giving the protein MNADNFSIESAKISIYQRYFVNEVNKTMKFYITTAIDYVNAQAHIGHTLEKVQADALARYHRLKGDDVFFLTGTDEHGIKIVRSAEKAGKSVRDFVDINAKAFQDLWGSLNISNDYFIRTTNKTRHWPVVRKVWAQLVANDDIYKKAYEGLYCAGHEAFVTNKDLNKDGICEMHGAAPELIKEENYFFKLSKYTKQIEKAIKSGEFKIEPKTRENEILKLLERGLEDVSFSRPRKTLKWGIPVPRDSSQTIYVWADALTNYISALGWGTSSNAKFKKYWPADVHVVGKDILRFHAAIWPGMLLSLGLPLPKKLFVHGFINIDGMKISKSLGNVVDPRDIVKEYSSTSSPQAGADALRWYLLAEIPPAKDGDYSKDKFEARYNADLALGLGNLLARIVSLGEKYLDKPLASELPSTAQKELDRRWKAYEKFMDNFKFSEAIKEAQALIGYADKRINDTKLWVLAREDEKKFKEVISEVATILANISSMLAPVIPQTSEEIFKQLGIKHESKRAWRFEMKKGESLFPRLE
- the rsmI gene encoding 16S rRNA (cytidine(1402)-2'-O)-methyltransferase, giving the protein MNEVNKLYITATPIGNLEDITLRALRILKEVDFILCEDTRVTKKLLNKYDIKTPTISYHQHSSEAKISEVIALLKEGKNLSLVTDAGTPGISDPGNELIEKVFKELGSDVDIVVVPGPSAVSAAASISGMPMSEFLFLGYPPKKKKRKKFFEKVVKSEAPIILYESTHRILKTLEELKEMFHVSGFMFQVMVARELTKKFESTYRGNIDEVINKLKDDKVKGEFVIIIRKLG
- a CDS encoding AI-2E family transporter gives rise to the protein MPKTSKNNNNVMMLDISMAMIFKISAVVLGVALFFRIWEIMASLFFAIVLAAAIEPTIEWLEKQKMSRLFIVPMFYILGLSAFFLMFYIFLPTLFNELWILSQDLPERYGTFLGGIFQTATFGELGFLAPALDELLLNMQERVAGIIPNVFSFISTIFGGILSFVLIIVFSFYLSLRRKDLEKSLLAVTPEKYKDSAKLILRSTQRRLGRWLQAMFVLATFIGVVTFLILSLLKVEIALTVGILAGLLELIPYVGPFIAGGIILAAGSTVSMPVGLIALLAYILLQQVENTIVVPAVMSRVVGFNPLFIIIFVLIGAELAGLWGILVAVPLAAAIAELVRGITAAKAKA
- a CDS encoding pitrilysin family protein; amino-acid sequence: MDIDYKTFKLKNGVRVLTVPLKSTGAVTSLILVGTGSHYEKEEVAGVSHFLEHLFFKGSKKYPNAKKISTILDSIGASYNAFTAEEITGFYVKTVKNKAELALDVMSDYLKNPLFKNIEIERERGVIMEELHMDYDVPQRHVYDVFKEALYGNQPAGRDVGGDEKSVGNIKPKDIREYFKKQYRGDNIVAVFSGNITHSEGKKLAEKFLRDLPSGNSFEKYPVIPPQISGPKVTLKQRKSDQTHLVLGFDGVDMRDERRYAIDVLSVILGGGMSSRLFSEIRERRGLAYYVGAGASAGTDYGYFAASAGVNNSKVEDATTVLVRELKKIKKTAVDADELRKAKSHIEGSFMLNLETSNSVAFYTGEEEILLNEITTPKEYLRNIKNIKARDVKNIANDIFKKESACFALVGPYKDKDKIKQILNKL
- a CDS encoding ribonuclease J yields the protein MSLGGLEEIGALNCHLLYWTNKSGITKGVLLDCGQKVGDLPEEDDGFNEIEAPDFSAIPQEVDEIVAVFLSHGHLDHIGGINEFIRFYRTSARFANKGIPPILVSPYTGRQIRSKEFVSLKIYDPPQLELENAVHNPDNPTDDYSVEVEPWSKVQNDDVSFEFFPVLHSIPGSLGCAVHINGKKVVYTGDFKLHGLNDQQTAEYTRVWSNPILADADLLLIDSTSCDRSGTGEPDEIPVGEIYNVLEGHPNQRVFITMFSSLTDRWSAVMDKMKRFKAPRPVVLHGRSMLNSVEHVLEVPPLKYDHSFVFGGWKKYSYRRKYNVPDNAVIFLTGSQGEPRSALRRLLEDEEGIMEDIHIGHDDVVLFASRTIPGNEDAVSAILSGLRETGCTIYFPTEHCDTKECTHDPGTHESRWVREAAGDENIRFGRFHVSGHAYQDDLMDFVQTTRPRRILPVHADMQRRGVMADLLPEHEVIVPKEREEVVF
- a CDS encoding glycine--tRNA ligase → MSKPNDNLMHKVVAWSKRRGFIYPGSDIYGGLANSWDYGPLGVEIKRNICNEWWKRFVRDREDMVGMDGALIMNPRVWEASGHVEGFNDPLVEDKKTHERYRLDHLLEDAGVKNAEAMSLQEMSEKIKELKLKSPKGNELTEPKMFNLMFETYLGPVKNEENKVYLRPETAQAMFVNFKNIINTTRQRVPFGIAQTGKAFRNEITTGNFIFRLREFEQMEIEYFVKEQDWEKQFEYWLKEMHLWLEHLGISKDKIHDLEVPKEELAHYSKRTVDIEYDYPFGKKELYGLAYRTDFDLKNHMEASGEDIRYTDTETGEKYVPHVIEPTFGVDRTILAVLLEAYNEEEVNTSTRASTELSRTSSAQGGDIRVVMKFPKWLSPVKVAVFPLLKKDEKLTKKAREIFENVRNTYAAEYDEGGAIGKRYRRHDEIGTPVCITVDHDTLEDDTVTMRDRDSMEQKRVKIEELKDELSKILNS